A genomic segment from Schistosoma mansoni strain Puerto Rico chromosome 5, complete genome encodes:
- a CDS encoding putative ectonucleotide pyrophosphatase/phosphodiesterase, whose translation MYCIETMQKMIILLLICFFPYIERIYASGVVGKEQFSKVILISLDGFRYDYFDMAKQRNINMSAFDKIINQGVYIRRIENEFPTLTFPSHFSIVTGLHPGSHGIVDNVFYDPIINATFSSRNQSTATDSRFYDVGAEPIWVTNQFHGHKSGVTFWIGSEAIIKGERPTHYLTPYNESITFTQRIDILMDWFEHENINLGLMYYHQPDRAGHIHGAASDEVFKAIEEINHGLEYLLTSIEMRPSLSCCLNLIITSDHGMTNISSDRVIYLHDYIHPNEYISAPKKSAEIWTLWPKQGYTVRSLYNKLKDRHFRLNVYLKEELPTRFFYGSSDRVGPVVVYADIGWTIIADRTSGITLKNKGAHGYDPDYKEMSPFLMAMGPQIAKSQPTELKESIKLIDIYSLICLMLDLEPAPNNGSVCRVLPLLSQGSFANINRLSIIFIIKFIILSIFMVHNGLYY comes from the exons atgtattgcATTGAAACTATGCAAAAAATGATTATCCTACTATTGATTTGTTTCTTTCCTTATATTGAAAGAATCTATGCATCTGGTGTTGTTGGGAAGGAACAGTTTTCTAAAGTAATACTTATTTCTCTTGATGGATTTCGTTATGATTACTTTGATATGGCTAAGCAAAGAAATATAAACATGTCAGCATTTGATAAGATTATAAATCAAGGAGTTTATATAAGACGTATAGAAAATGAATTTCCTACTTTAACATTCCCATCACATTTTTCAATTGTAACAGGACTACATCCTGGAAGTCATGGTATAGTAGATAATGTGTTTTATGATCCAATAATTAATGCAACATTCTCATCGAGAAATCAGTCTACAGCAACAGATTCTAGATTCTATGATGTTGGTGCTGAACCGATTTGGGTAACGAATCAGTTTCATGGTCATAAAAGTGGAGTGACTTTCTGGATTGGAAGTGAGGCGATAATCAAAGGTGAGAGACCAACTCATTATCTAACACCTTACAATGAAAGCATTACATTCACTCAGAGAATTGATATTTTGATGGATTGGTTTGAACATGAAAATATTAACCTTGGTCTTATGTATTATCATCAACCTGATAGAGCAGGACATATTCATGGAGCGGCAAGTGATGAGGTTTTCAAAGCTATCGAGGAGATAAATCATGGACTAGAATACCTCTTGACATCGATTGAAATGCGACCATCACTTAGTTGCTGCCTCAATCTGATTATAACAAGTGATCATGGAATGACGAACATCAGTTCAGACAGAGTTATATATCTTCATGATTACATACATCCAAATGAGTATATATCTGCTCCTAAGAAGTCAGCAGAAATCTGGACACTTTGGCCAAAGCAAG GCTATACTGTGCGATCATTATACAACAAATTGAAAGATCGACACTTCAGGTTAAATGTCTATTTGAAGGAGGAACTGCCAACACGTTTCTTTTATGGTTCAAGTGATCGAGTCGGTCCTGTTGTTGTATATGCAGATATTGGATGGACGATTATTGCTGACAGAACGTCTGGGATAACCCTGA AAAATAAAGGTGCTCATGGTTATGATCCAGATTACAAAGAGATGTCTCCATTTTTAATGGCGATGGGACCTCAGATAGCTAAAAGTCAACCAACAGAATTAAAAGAATCAATCAAGCTGATTGATATTTACTCACTGATTTGTCTCATGCTTGATTTGGAACCTGCTCCTAATAATGGTAGTGTTTGTCGAGTTCTTCCCTTATTGAGTCAA GGAAGCTTTGCCAATATCAACAGATTATCtatcatattcatcatcaaatttATTATTCTAAGTATTTTCATGGTACACAATGGattatattattga
- a CDS encoding putative ectonucleotide pyrophosphatase/phosphodiesterase, whose protein sequence is MYCIETMQKMIILLLICFFPYIERIYASGVVGKEQFSKVILISLDGFRYDYFDMAKQRNINMSAFDKIINQGVYIRRIENEFPTLTFPSHFSIVTGLHPGSHGIVDNVFYDPIINATFSSRNQSTATDSRFYDVGAEPIWVTNQFHGHKSGVTFWIGSEAIIKGERPTHYLTPYNESITFTQRIDILMDWFEHENINLGLMYYHQPDRAGHIHGAASDEVFKAIEEINHGLEYLLTSIEMRPSLSCCLNLIITSDHGMTNISSDRVIYLHDYIHPNEYISAPKKSAEIWTLWPKQGKSYYQRSLKPRLYCAIIIQQIERSTLQVKCLFEGGTANTFLLWFK, encoded by the coding sequence atgtattgcATTGAAACTATGCAAAAAATGATTATCCTACTATTGATTTGTTTCTTTCCTTATATTGAAAGAATCTATGCATCTGGTGTTGTTGGGAAGGAACAGTTTTCTAAAGTAATACTTATTTCTCTTGATGGATTTCGTTATGATTACTTTGATATGGCTAAGCAAAGAAATATAAACATGTCAGCATTTGATAAGATTATAAATCAAGGAGTTTATATAAGACGTATAGAAAATGAATTTCCTACTTTAACATTCCCATCACATTTTTCAATTGTAACAGGACTACATCCTGGAAGTCATGGTATAGTAGATAATGTGTTTTATGATCCAATAATTAATGCAACATTCTCATCGAGAAATCAGTCTACAGCAACAGATTCTAGATTCTATGATGTTGGTGCTGAACCGATTTGGGTAACGAATCAGTTTCATGGTCATAAAAGTGGAGTGACTTTCTGGATTGGAAGTGAGGCGATAATCAAAGGTGAGAGACCAACTCATTATCTAACACCTTACAATGAAAGCATTACATTCACTCAGAGAATTGATATTTTGATGGATTGGTTTGAACATGAAAATATTAACCTTGGTCTTATGTATTATCATCAACCTGATAGAGCAGGACATATTCATGGAGCGGCAAGTGATGAGGTTTTCAAAGCTATCGAGGAGATAAATCATGGACTAGAATACCTCTTGACATCGATTGAAATGCGACCATCACTTAGTTGCTGCCTCAATCTGATTATAACAAGTGATCATGGAATGACGAACATCAGTTCAGACAGAGTTATATATCTTCATGATTACATACATCCAAATGAGTATATATCTGCTCCTAAGAAGTCAGCAGAAATCTGGACACTTTGGCCAAAGCAAGGTAAGTCTTACTATCAACGTTCATTAAAGCCTAGGCTATACTGTGCGATCATTATACAACAAATTGAAAGATCGACACTTCAGGTTAAATGTCTATTTGAAGGAGGAACTGCCAACACGTTTCTTTTATGGTTCAAGTGA